The proteins below are encoded in one region of Sphaerodactylus townsendi isolate TG3544 linkage group LG06, MPM_Stown_v2.3, whole genome shotgun sequence:
- the LOC125434535 gene encoding interferon-inducible GTPase 5-like codes for MGAAITKNMVTEELEKLQKDWENKNLPDLTKKIQEDLDLLKNTTLEIAVTGASGAGKSSLVNALRGMTDFEDGAAETGVTETTTERKSYPHPTFPNLIMWDLPGIGTPNFKAKEYVTKVNFKKYDCFIIVASDRFRDDDVLLAREIRKMNKKFYYVRTKVDISINSEGKKPNFSEEKCLEKIRKYHCDNLTQVGESNPRVFLISRDDLAMYDFPLLQASLEDELDDLKREVLILSMPAFSKEVLKKKKATMEDYIRKVAFLSCAIGAVPVPGLSVVCDLAILVGAMIHICKVFGLDEDSLNRLAKRIGKPVDVLKSAIKKSPLASQITSQFVIDMLTKSVVCGILIMVELVLDFVPVLGSITGGALSFGTTFYILKNFLHDAEKDAENVRTKAVKS; via the coding sequence ATGGGGGCTGCCATCACAAAAAACATGGTAACAGAGGAACTAGAAAAGCTACAGAAAGACTGGGAAAATAAAAATCTTCCAGatttgacaaaaaaaattcaagaagACCTGGATTTATTAAAAAATACTACTCTTGAAATTGCCGTCACAGGGGCGTCAGGTGCTGGTAAATCATCTCTTGTCAATGCCCTGAGAGGAATGACAGACTTTGAAGATGGTGCCGCTGAGACTGGAGTGACGGAAACAACAACGGAGCGAAAAAGCTATCCACATCCCACATTCCCAAATTTAATAATGTGGGATCTACCAGGAATTGGGACACCTAACTTTAAAGCAAAGGAATACGTCACgaaggtaaattttaaaaagtatgacTGTTTCATTATTGTTGCCTCAGATCGCTTCAGGGATGATGATGTACTCCTGGCCCGTGAAATTCGTAAAATGAACAAGAAGTTCTACTATGTGCGCACCAAAGTAGATATCAGTATAAATTCTGAGGGGAAAAAGCCAAACTTCAGTGAGGAGAAGTGCCTGGAGAAGATTAGGAAGTACCACTGTGATAATCTGACACAGGTAGGAGAATCTAATCCACGAGTTTTTCTCATTTCCAGAGATGATTTGGCTATGTATGATTTTCCTCTCCTGCAAGCTAGTTTGGAGGATGAGTTGGATGATCTCAAGAGAGAGGTTTTAATTCTGTCTATGCCAGCTTTCTCCAAAGAAgtcctgaagaagaaaaaggctaCTATGGAGGACTATATCAGAAAAGTCGCTTTTTTGTCTTGTGCCATTGGGGCAGTTCCTGTCCCTGGCCTTTCTGTTGTCTGTGATCTTGCCATCTTGGTGGGGGCAATGATACACATCTGTAAGGTCTTTGGCTTGGATGAAGATTCCCTCAATAGACTTGCAAAGCGGATTGGCAAGCCTGTTGATGTCTTGAAATCAGCTATCAAAAAGTCTCCACTGGCCAGCCAAATCACCTCACAATTTGTAATTGATATGCTGACTAAGTCAGTCGTGTGTGGAATCCTGATCATGGTTGAATTGGTTCTTGATTTTGTACCAGTGTTGGGCTCTATAACAGGTGGAGCGCTTTCTTTTGGAACAACATTCTACATCCTGAAAAACTTTCTGCATGATGCTGAGAAAGATGCTGAGAATGTCCGGACAAAAGCTGTGAAGTCCTAA